One Shewanella sp. MR-4 DNA window includes the following coding sequences:
- a CDS encoding AAA family ATPase, with amino-acid sequence MAHSGLSQLLQQLEQVLLGKPRQIRLALACILARGHLLIEDLPGMGKTSLSHALAQSLGLSYQRVQFTSDMLPADILGVSIFDKHQAQFVFHPGPIFKQMVLADEINRASPKTQSALLEAMAEQQISVDGVTHRLPNPFFVIATQNPTEQSGTFPLPESQLDRFMMRISIGYPSHDAELAMLKSDQTPQTLDNLPQCLTPLALTQLQEQCDKVAASDALLNYVLALVHDSRNQTDAVGLSPRATKALLQAAKAWAFLEGRHYLVPEDVQAVFCSVAEHRLRTSSQLQGEALSERILASVNPIM; translated from the coding sequence GTGGCACATTCTGGTTTAAGCCAACTATTACAACAACTTGAACAAGTATTATTAGGCAAGCCACGGCAAATTCGCTTAGCCCTCGCCTGTATTCTCGCCCGTGGGCACCTATTAATTGAAGATTTGCCCGGCATGGGCAAAACCAGCCTGTCCCATGCCCTCGCCCAAAGCCTCGGCCTTAGCTATCAACGTGTTCAATTTACCAGTGATATGCTGCCCGCCGATATTCTCGGGGTATCGATTTTTGATAAACACCAAGCGCAATTTGTGTTTCATCCCGGCCCTATTTTTAAACAGATGGTGCTGGCCGATGAGATTAACCGCGCCAGCCCTAAGACTCAGAGCGCTCTGCTCGAGGCAATGGCCGAGCAGCAAATTTCTGTCGATGGCGTCACCCACAGATTACCCAATCCGTTTTTTGTGATTGCCACACAAAACCCCACGGAACAATCGGGCACCTTTCCGCTGCCCGAATCCCAACTCGACCGCTTTATGATGCGGATTTCTATCGGTTATCCCAGCCATGATGCGGAGCTAGCAATGCTGAAAAGCGATCAAACGCCGCAAACCCTCGATAATTTACCCCAATGTTTAACCCCGCTGGCGTTAACCCAGTTGCAGGAGCAATGCGACAAAGTCGCGGCGTCCGATGCACTGCTCAATTATGTCTTGGCCTTAGTGCATGACTCGCGCAATCAAACCGATGCCGTCGGCCTATCGCCCCGCGCAACCAAAGCCCTATTGCAAGCCGCTAAAGCATGGGCATTTTTAGAGGGCAGACACTATTTAGTCCCCGAGGATGTGCAAGCGGTGTTTTGTAGCGTGGCCGAACATCGACTGCGTACCAGCAGCCAATTGCAGGGGGAAGCGCTATCGGAGCGGATCCTCGCCAGCGTCAATCCCATCATGTAA
- a CDS encoding IS110 family transposase produces MKITTIGLDIAKSVFHAVGVDKAGKVLKKKMLRRKDLLPFLAQIEPCLIVMEACSGANYWAREFELLGHNVKLIAPQFVVPFRQGNKNDYNDALAIAEAAQRPNMRFVKPKSVEQQDVQLLHRMRERLNKQSTALINQVRGMLAEYGIVITKSKSAFKVQFPEILANETNALTTKGRAIFYQLYEEFSDIEKRLKSCDAQVLTEIKNNVICQRLETIPGIGPVTATAFYAAAGDGKDFTNGRHFSAWCGLVPKQHSSGGKDNLLGISKRGNAYLRTLFIHGARAVLQHSQNKQDKFSCWAIQLAERRGFNRACVAVANKLARMAWVIAAREEEYRLPV; encoded by the coding sequence ATGAAGATTACTACAATCGGTTTAGATATCGCAAAGTCTGTTTTTCATGCTGTTGGTGTCGATAAAGCAGGCAAGGTACTCAAAAAGAAAATGCTTAGACGCAAAGACTTGCTTCCCTTTCTCGCTCAAATTGAGCCTTGTCTAATTGTGATGGAAGCCTGCAGTGGAGCAAATTACTGGGCCAGAGAATTTGAGCTGTTGGGCCATAACGTCAAGCTAATCGCACCTCAATTTGTGGTGCCTTTTCGGCAAGGTAACAAAAATGACTACAACGATGCCTTAGCCATCGCTGAAGCTGCGCAGCGACCCAACATGCGGTTTGTAAAACCCAAAAGCGTCGAGCAACAAGATGTACAACTGCTTCACCGTATGCGTGAGCGTTTAAACAAACAATCAACCGCCTTAATCAATCAAGTCAGAGGGATGTTAGCGGAATACGGCATTGTAATAACCAAAAGTAAATCTGCTTTTAAAGTACAGTTCCCTGAGATTTTGGCTAACGAAACTAATGCGCTGACTACCAAAGGTCGGGCCATTTTTTATCAGTTATATGAAGAGTTTAGTGATATAGAAAAACGGCTTAAGAGTTGTGATGCCCAAGTGCTCACTGAAATTAAGAACAATGTGATTTGCCAGCGTTTAGAAACTATCCCAGGTATTGGTCCAGTCACCGCTACGGCCTTTTATGCGGCCGCCGGTGATGGTAAAGATTTCACTAATGGCAGGCACTTTTCTGCTTGGTGTGGCTTGGTTCCCAAGCAACACAGCAGCGGAGGTAAAGATAACCTCCTTGGGATAAGCAAGCGGGGGAATGCGTATTTACGCACTTTGTTCATCCACGGCGCCAGAGCGGTGTTGCAACACAGCCAGAATAAGCAAGATAAGTTTAGTTGCTGGGCCATCCAGTTAGCAGAACGGCGAGGTTTTAACCGAGCCTGTGTGGCCGTCGCCAATAAACTCGCCAGAATGGCATGGGTTATCGCGGCACGTGAAGAAGAATATCGACTTCCAGTATAG